The sequence below is a genomic window from Rhodococcus sp. 4CII.
CGTACGCCACCTGGACCTCGATCCGGTCCGCGAGGCCGGCCGCGACCGCGTTCTTGGCCACCCAGCGCATGGCGTAGGCCGCCGACCGGTCGACCTTCGAGGGGTCCTTGCCGGAGAATGCGCCGCCGCCGTGGCGGGCCATGCCGCCGTACGTGTCGACGATGATCTTGCGGCCCGTCAGACCGGCGTCACCCATCGGGCCGCCGAGCACGAACTTGCCGGTCGGGTTGACGAGCAGCCGGATGTCCGACACGTCGAGTTCGGGCATGTCGATCTCGGCGAGCACCGAACCGAGAACCTTTTCCCGCAGGTCCGGGGTGAGCAGGTTGTCGAGGTCGATGTCGGCGGCGTGCTGGGTCGAGATGACCACGGTGTCGAGGCGGACCGCTTTGTCGCCGTCGTACTCGATGGTGACCTGGGTCTTGCCGTCGGGACGCAGGTACGGCAGGACACCCGACTTGCGGACCTCGGTGAGTCGACGCGACAGGCGGTGCGCCAGCGCGATCGGCAGGGGCATCAGTTCGGGCGTGTCGACGGTGGCGAATCCGAACATCAGTCCCTGGTCGCCGGCGCCCTGACGGTCGATCTCGTCGTCGCTCAGTTCACCGGTGCGGACCTCGTGCGAGTGGTCGACGCCCTGGGCGATCTCCGGGGACTGGGCCCCGATCGCGACGTTCACGCCGCAGGAGTTGCCGTCGAAGCCCTTGGCCGAGGAGTCGTAGCCGATCTCGAGCACGGTGTCGCGCACGATCTTGGGAATGTCTGCGTATGCGGTGGTCGTCACCTCGCCGGCGACGTGGACCTGTCCGGTGGTCACCAACGTTTCGACGGCGACGCGGGCACGCGGGTCGTCGGTGAGGAGCGCGTCGAGGATGGAGTCGCTGATCGCATCACAAATCTTGTCCGGGTGCCCCTCGGTCACAGACTCACTGGTGAATAGCCGACTACCGGACTGGCTCACAGAATTCCCTCTCGACAGTTGTCCCTGAACAGCACTTGAAAACAGCTTAGCTGCGTCACACCGCGAACGACCCTAGCGCCACCCCGGCGGGAGTGACACCCTTAGAATCACCGAAACCCTCCCGAACGTTTCGTCAGAGTGTCCGGAACAGCTGGTCGACGGCGTCGAGCACCCGACTCGCCATCAACGCCTTCGATCCGTGCTCGAGCGCGGACTCGGAACCGTCGGCCCCGAGCAGCCAGCCGTCGTTGTGGTCGACCTCGAACGCCTTGCCCTCCCCGACCGCGTTGACGACGAGAAGGTCGCAGCCCTTACGCGCGAGCTTGGCCCGCGCATAGGTGAGGACGTCGCCGTCGGCGTCTCCGGTCTCGGCCGCGAACCCGACGATCACGGTCGACGACGGGATCTGCCCGTCTCGTCGCGACTGGACCAGGCCGGCGAGAATGTCCTCGTTCTTGGTGAGTGCGATCGAGTCGGGCTCACCCGCACCCTTCTTGATCTTGCTGGCCACCGTCGTCGACGGCCGGAAGTCGGCTACTGCCGCCGCCATGATCACGGCGTCGAATCCGGGCGCGTGCTTGGCGACCGCCACCCGCATGTCTTCCGCCGTGCGGACGTGCACCATGTCGACCGCCGCGGGATCGGCGAGACCGGCGGTGTACCCGGAGACGAGAGTGACCTCGGCCCCGCGCTGCACGGCGAGCCGGGCGATCGCGTACCCCTGCTTGCCCGAACTGCGGTTACCGAGGAACCGTACCGGGTCGAGTGGCTCCCGGGTGCCGCCCGCGGACACGAGGACCCGCCGGCCCTCCAGGTCGCGGGGCAGCGCGTCGGGACGCTCCAGCAGCAGCGACGCCAGTCCGACGATCTCGTCGGGTTCGGGCAGCCGGCCCGCGCCGGTGTCCTTGCCGGTGAGGCGCCCGGAGGCGGGTTCGATCACGGTCACCCCGCGTGCCCGCAGCGTGGCGACGTTGGCGACGGTGGCCGGGTGCTCCCACATCTCCGTGTGCATCGCGGGCGCGAACACCACGGGACATCGCGCGGTGAGCAGCGTCGCGGTGAGGAGGTCGTCCGCGCGTCCCGCCACGGCCCGCGCCATGAGGTCGGCGGTGGCGGGCGCGATGACCACGAGATCCGCTTCCTGTCCGAGTCGGACGTGCGGGACCTGCGGAACGTCGGTGAACACACCCGTGTGCACGGGGTTGCCCGACAGCGCCTCGAACGTCGCCTTGCCGACGAACTCGAGCGCGGATTCGGTCGGGATGACGCGCACGTGATGCCCGGCCTCCGTGAAGGCACGGATGACGGCACAGCTCTTGTACGCGGCGATGCCGCCGCCGACTCCGACGACGATCCGCTTGCGCGCCGCCCGCGAGAGCGTCGATTCCGGTGAATCCGTCATGTGTCCGGACCCCGGGCCCGCTGCCTGCTCCGGCACCGCAGATCCTCCGCTCACTCGCCTTCGGTGTGCTCGAGGAGGTCGGAATGGATCTCGCGCAGCGCGATCGACAGCGGCTTCTCCTGCAGTCCCGGCTCCACGAGGGGGCCGACGTACTCGAGGATGCCGTCACCGAGCTGGTTGTAGTAATCGTTGATCTGACGCGCACGCTTGGCCGCGTAGATCACCAGCGCATACTTCGACGACGTGCGTGCGAGGAGCTCGTCGATCGGAGGATTGGTGATGCCGAGCGGGGTGTCGTAAGCCGGCAGGGCGCCGTGGCTGGGTGTGGCGGACGCTACTGCGGGGGTGCTGCTCACTCGGTATCTCCTGAAATAGTTCTGGCTAGTGGATGTGAGAACTAGTGGGTCGACTCGGACTGTTCCGGTCGTCCAACCAACAAGGATACCAACTCGTCGCACGTTCGGCTGACATCCTCGTTCACGACGACCACGTCGAACTCGTCCTGCGCCTCCAGCTCGACCCGCGCGGTGGCGAGACGCCGCTCGACGACGTCGGCGGATTCGGTGCCCCGGCCGGTCAATCTCTCGACCAGCACATCCCAGCTCGGGGGCGCCATGAAGACGAGAAGCGCCTCCGGCATCGCGGCGCGCACGGCCCGCGCACCGGCGAGATCGACCTCGACCAGCACCGGCCTGCCCTGCTCGATCGCCGCGCGGACCGGGGCGGCCGGGGTCCCCGACAGCTGGAGTCCGCCGTGGATCTCGGCCCACTCGAGCAGTTCACCGGAGTCGATCATCCGCTGGAACTCGTCGCGAGAGGTGAACCGGTAGTCCTTGCCGTCCACCTCGCCCGGGCGTGGGTCGCGCGTCGTCGCGGACACGCTGAAGACGAGCTCCGGCATCCGTTCACGCAGGAGTCGCACCACGCTGGACTTACCGACGGCCGAGGGGCCGGCCAGTACCACCAGCCGACCCCTCCGCACTACGGTCTTGCGCTCTGACACTTGTGCGTCAGCTACCACTGTCGTGCTCAGGCCTCGAAGTCGAACCTGGCGAGCAGGGCCTTCCGCTGCCGATCGCCGAGGCCACGGAGGCGACGGGTCGGAGCGATCTCCAGCTCGGTCATGATCTCCTGCGCCTTCACCTTGCCCACCTTGGGCAGCGCCTCGAGCAGTGCCGACACCTTCATCTTGCCCAGGATCTCGTCGTCCTCGGCGTCCTTGAGAACCTGCTTGAGGTCGGTGCCACCACGCTTCAGGCGCTCCTTGAGCTCAGCCCTGGCCTTGCGGGCAGCAGCTGCCTTCTCCAAAGCAGCAGCGCGCTGCTCATCAGTCAACTGGGGAAGGGCCACGGTTCCTCCGTCTCGTCGTTGGCAAATAGTCCAAACCACTGGATAACCAGCAGCGATAGCGACCGTACTCACGCCCGGCGCCGATTGCGAACCCACCCCCAGAGGTCAGAGCCGGATTCGGGTGGGCTATGAGAGCGCGGACTCGATCTCGTCGCGCACCTTCACGGCCGCCTCACGCAGGGCCGTCACAGACGGTCCCGCCTTGAGAACACCACGAGAACTGTTCGGTAACAACAGGTTTCGCGAATCGGGAAAAATGTCGGCGAGATCACGGGGAGTGGCGCCCTGGGCGCCGAGACCGGGCGCGAGAATCGGTCCGGAAAATTTCGACAAATCCAGGCCGTGTCCGCGTGTCGCACCCACCACCAGCCCCACCAGACCGGGGTGCGCGTCGTTGTGCCGGGCCGCCGCATCCACCACGGATTGGGCCACCGAGACTCCCCCGGAGGTCCGGGACGCCTGCAGGTCGCCGCCCTCCGGGTTGGACGTGCGGGCGAGCACGAAGAGCCCCCGGCCCCGCTCCGCCGCCAGCGACAGGGCCGGGTCGAGAGCGCCGAACCCCAGATACGGCGACACCGTCAGGGCGTCGGACGACAGGGGCGCGTCCTCGCCCAGCCAGGACTGCGCGTACGCCGCCATCGTCGACCCGATGTCCCCGCGCTTGGCGTCGGCGACGACGAGCGTCCCTGCCTCTCTGAGGACCGAGATGGTGCGTTCGAGCACTGCGTACCCGGCGGAGCCGAACGCCTCGAAGAACGCCACCTGGGGCTTCACGACGGCCACCTCACCGACGAAGGCCTCCACGCAGATCTCCGCGAAGGTCTCGAGCCCCTCGGCCGAGGCCGGCAGTCCCCACGCCTCGAGCAACCCGGGGTGCGGGTCGATCCCGACGCACAACCGCCCCCGGTGCTCGACCGCCGAGGTCAGCCGGTGCACCCAGGAGTGGTGGTGATGGTGGTGGTGGTGTCCGCTCACGACCGCAGCCTCGCGTGCAGCGCCTGGAGCGACTGGACACCGATGTCGCCGCGGATCGCGGCCTCGATGCCCTGGACGGCGGCGGAGGCACCCTGCACGGTCGTGACGCACGGGATGTTCGTGGCAACGGCGGCACTGCGGATCTCGTAGCCGTCGACGCGCGGGCCGGAATTGCCGTACGGCGTGTTGATCACCATGTCGACCTCGCCGTCGCGGATCATCTCGACGATGGTGCGCTCGCCCTCCTCCAGCTTCTCGCCGGAGTGCTTGTGCACCTCCTCGCAGGTGATGCCGTTGCGACGCAGCACGGCCGCGGTGCCCTCGGTGGCCAGGATCCGGAAACCCAGGTCGGCGAGCCGCTTGACCGGGAAGATCAGCGACCGCTTGTCCTTGTTGGCGACCGAGACGAACACCGAACCCGACGTGGGCAGTGAGCCGTACGCCGCCGTCTGGCTCTTCGCGAACGCGGTACCGAAGTCGGCGTCGATGCCCATGACCTCGCCGGTCGACTTCATCTCCGGGCTCAGCAGGGTGTCGACTCCGGTGCCGTCGGCGCGGCGGAACCGGTTGAACGGCAGCACGGCCTCCTTGACGGCGACGGGGGCTTCCGCCGGGGTCCAGCCGCCGTCGCCGGTGGCCGGGAGCACCCCGCTCGCACGCAGGTCGGCGATGGACTCGCCGAGCATGACGCGGGCGCACGCCTTCGCGAGCTGCACCGCCGTCGCCTTCGACACGAACGGCACGGTGCGGCTGGCGCGAGGGTTGGCCTCGAGGACGTACAGGATGTCGTCCTTGAGGGCGTACTGGACGTTGAGCAGGCCCCTCACCCCGATGCCCTTGGCCAGGGCCTCGGTGGAGCGTCGGACGTTCTCGAGGTCGGCGCGGCCGAGCGTGATCGGCGGGAGCGCGCACGCCGAGTCGCCCGAGTGGATACCGGCCTCCTCGATGTGTTCCATCACGCCGCCGAGGTACACCTCGGTGCCGTCGCAGAGCGCGTCGACGTCGATCTCGATGGCATCCTCCAGGAACCGGTCGACCAGGACCGGCCGGTCGTCGGAGATCTCGGTGGCGCGGGAGATGTAGCTCTCGAGGGACGCCTCGTCGTACACGATCTCCATGCCACGACCACCGAGAACGTACGACGGCCGCACCAGCACCGGGTACCCGATGCCGGCGGCGATGTCGCGGGCCCCGGCGAACGTCGTGGCGGTGCCGAACTTGGGAGCGGGCAGCCCGGCCTCGACCAGCACCTTGCCGAATTCGCCGCGATCCTCCGCGAGGTCGATCGCTTCGGGGCTGGTGCCCACAATCGGCACCCCGGCGGCCTTCAGCCGCTTCGCCAGACCCAGCGGGGTCTGACCGCCGAGCTGCACGATGACCCCGGCCACGGTGCCGGAGATCGATTCCGCGCGATACACCTCGAGCACGTCCTCGAACGTGAGCGGCTCGAAGTACAGGCGGTCGGCGGTGTCGTAGTCGGTGGAGACCGTCTCCGGGTTGCAGTTGACCATCACGGTCTCGTAACCGGCCTCCGACAGCGTCATCGCGGCGTGGACGCACGAGTAGTCGAACTCGATGCCCTGGCCGATGCGGTTCGGTCCGGAACCGAGGATCAGGACCTTCGGGCGCTCCGTCTGCGGGGACACCTCGGTCTCGGCCTCGGGGTCGAGCTCGTACGTCGAGTAGTGGTACGGGGTCTTCGCCTCGAACTCGGCGGCGCACGTGTCGACAGTCTTGTACACGGGGTGGACGTTCCACTGCTCACGCAGCGCCCGGACCGCGTCCTCGCCCCCGATCTCGGGACGCAGGGCCGCGATCTGCCGATCCGACAGTCCGTGGTGCTTGGCGCGCCGCAGCACCCGCTCGGTCACCTCGGGCGCTTCGCGCAGCTCGTCGCCGAGTTCGTGGATCTGCAGGATCTGGTCGAGGAACCACGGGTCGACCTTGGTGGCGTCGAACAGCTGCTCGACGGTGGCGCCGAGGGCGAACGCCTTTTCGATGCCGTACACGCGCCCGTCGCGGGGGACGCTCAGTTCCGCCAGCAGGCCGTCGAGGTCGGTGGCGTCCACCTCGGGGCCCGTCCAGTACCCGGCGCGCTTGGTCTCGAGCGAGCGCAGCACCTTGCCGAACGCCTCGGTGAAGTTGCGGCCGATCGACATGGCCTCACCGACCGACTTCATCGTGGTGGTGAGGGTGTCGTCGGCGCCGGGGAACTTCTCGAACGCGAAGCGCGGGGCCTTGACCACGACGTAGTCGAGGGTCGGCTCGAAGCACGCCGGGGTTTCCTTGGTGATGTCGTTGACGATCTCGTCGAGGGTGTAGCCGATGGCGAGCTTCGCTGCGATCTTCGCGATCGGGAACCCGGTGGCCTTCGACGCGAGCGCACTGGACCGCGACACGCGCGGGTTCATCTCGATGACGACGAGGCGGCCGTCGGCGGGGTCCATCGCGAACTGGATGTTGCAGCCGCCGGTGTCGACGCCGACCTCGCGGAGGATGTCGATCGAGAGGTCGCGCATCGCCTGGTATTCACGGTCCGTGAGCGTCATGGCGGGGGCGACGGTCACCGAGTCGCCGGTGTGCACGCCGACCGGGTCGACGTTCTCGATCGAGCACACGATCACCACGTTGTCGCGGCCGTCGCGCATCAGCTCGAGCTCGTATTCCTTCCACCCGAGGATCGACTCCTCGATCAGGACGTTGGCGGTGGGCGACGCGGCCAAACCGCCGCCGGCGATCCTCGTGAGGTCCTCGTCGTCGTAGGCCATGCCGGAGCCGAGCCCGCCCATCGTGAACGACGGGCGCACCACGACGGGGAAGCCGAGTTCGGCGACCGTGTCGCGGACCTCGTCCATCGTGTAGCAGACCCGGGACCGCGCGGACTCTCCGCCGACCTTCGCGACGATGTCCTTGAACTTCTGCCGGTCCTCACCGCGCTGGATGGCGTCGAAGTCGGCGCCGATCAATTCGACGTCGTACTTCTCGAGGATGCCCTGCTCGTGCAGCGCCACCGCGGTGTTCAGGGCCGTCTGACCGCCGAGCGTCGCGAGGACGGCGTCGATGGGGTGACCCTTCTCGGCCTCGAGGGCGATGACCTTCTCGACGAACTCGGCCGTGATCGGCTCCACGTACGTGGCGTCCGCGAACTCGGGGTCGGTCATGATCGTGGCCGGGTTGGAGTTGACGAGGCTGACCCGCAGGCCTTCCTCGCGCAGTACCCGGCAGGCCTGGGTTCCGGAGTAGTCGAACTCGCAGGCCTGTCCGATGACGATCGGCCCGGAGCCGATCACCAGGATGTGGGAGAGATCTGAACGGCGTGGCATTACTTGGTGACTCCCTCGAGCAGGCTGGTGAAGCGGTCGAACAGGTAGGCGGCGTCGTGTGGGCCGGCCGCGGCCTCGGGGTGGTACTGCACGGAGAAGGCGGACCCGTCGAGCAGGCGGACTCCCTCGACGGCACCGTCGTTGGCGCACGTGTGGCTGACCACGGCCTTGCCGAACGGGGTGTCGAACTCCTGCCCGGCCTCCCCCTCGAGCGCGAAGCCGTGGTTCTGCGCGGTGATCGCGATGCGGCCGGTCTCGTGTTCGATGACCGGGATGTTGATTCCCCGGTGCCCGAACTTCATCTTGTAGGTGCCCAGTCCCAGTGCGCGCCCGAGGATCTGGTTGCCGAAGCAGATGCCGAACAGGGGCAGGCCCTGGCCGATGACCTCCTTCGTGAGGTGCACGGCACCGTCGGCGGTCGCCGGGTCGCCGGGACCGTTGGAGAGGAAGACGCCGTCGGCCTTCAGATCGAGGATCTGCTCGAGCGTCGCGTCGGACGGGAGCACGTGCACCCGGATGCCGCGCTCGGCGAACATGCGCGGGGTGTTGGTCTTGATGCCGAGGTCGATCGCGGCGACGGTGAAGCGCGCGTCTCCCCCGGTCGGCTCGACGACGTACCCGCTGGTGGTGCTGACCTCGCCGGCGAGATCCGCGCCGAGCATCGACGGCTGGCCCTTCACCCGGTCGAGGAGCACGTCGGTGTCGGCCAGTGCGTCGCCGGAGAACACGCCGGCGCGCATGGAGCCGCGGGTGCGCAGGTGGCGCACCAGGGCGCGGGTGTCGATGCCGGCGATCCCGACGACGCCCTGCTTGACGAGTTCGTCCTGCAGGGAGCCGGTGGCGCGCCAGCTGGAGGTGCGGCGCGCGGGGTCGCGGACGACGTATCCGGCCACCCAGATCTTGGCCTCGGCGCTGCTGCCGGTGGGACCGACGGACTCGTCGTCCTCGTCGTTCCATCCCGTGTTGCCGATCTGCGGCGCGGTGGCGACCACGATCTGGCGGTGATAGCTGGGGTCGGTGAGCGTCTCCTGGTACCCGGTCATGCCGGTGCTGAAGACGGCCTCACCGAGCGTCTGCCCGACGGCACCGAACGTGGTGCCCCGGAATACCCGCCCGTCCTCGAGGACCAGTACTGCCGAGTCGGTGTCGTAGCCGCTCATGCGTTCTCTCCGTTCTGCTCGACCTCACCAGAGCTCGCCGCATTCGCTGAATCTTCACTGTCTTCGTTGCCGGCCGGCTCCCCCGCGCTCACCCAGGCGGGGTAGACCGACTTGTCGTCGCTGCGGAAACCGGTGTCGATCTCGGTGCCGGTCGGCAGTTCCCACCGGATCACCAGGACACCGTCCTTGCTCATGACCTTGCCCGCGAGCCCGCGTTCGGTACGCACGGCACGGATCGCGTCCTGCGGAATCCAGATCGCCGACGCCCCGTCGCGTTCGAGCAGGATGCCGGACGTGTAGCGGGAGATCTCGCCCGTCGCCCGGAACCCGAGGTCGCCAACCGCGATCCGGTCCTGCCAGCTCGGGGCGAGGGTGCTGCCCACGTACAGTCCGGTAACCGGGGCGATCGTCCGATCACCGAGCTGCGCGGGGACGGCGGGGAGTTGCCCGATCCGGTCGGCCTGACGGCGGGCGCGACCGCGCCAGCCGATGTACATGAGGAAGATGGCCAGCGCCCAGAACGCGACGAGGCCGACTATCCACAGGATTCTCTCCACCGTCATCCCCTTCCGTTCCGCGCCGGGACGCGGGCCCGGCCGTCGCTCGCGGTGATCCGCCCGCGGAGGATCGTCGTGGTCACCCGTGCCGGCAGGGTCATCGACTCGTAGGGCGTGTTGTGGGCGACGCTGGCGAGGTCGGGGCCGTGGACCGTCCATTCGGCGTCCGGATCGATCAGCACGAGGTTGGCGGGCTCGCCGACCTCGAGCGGCCTGCCCTGGTCGTCGAGTCCGACGATCTCCGCGGGACGCTCACTCATCACCCTGGCCACGCCCCGCCAGTCGAGCAGTCCGGTGCGGACCATCGTCTGCGCGACGATCGACAGCGCGGTCTCGAGGCCGAGCATGCCCGGGCGGGCGGCGGCGAATTCGCAGCACTTGTCCTGCTCGGCGTGCGGCGCGTGATCGGTCGCGACGCAGTCGATGATCCCCTCGGCCAGTCCGGCGCGCAGCGCGGCGACGTCGCTCGCCTCGCGCAGCGGCGGATTCACCTTGTTGACGGCGTCGTACGTCTCGAGCCGGGAGTCGTCGAGCAGCAGGTGATGCGGGGTGACCTCGGCGGTGATCGAAATACCTTGTCCGCGAGCCCACTTCATCAGCTCGACGGTCCCGGCGGTGGAGGCGTGGCAGATGTGCACCCGCGCCCCGGCGTCGCGGGCGAGCAACGCGTCGCGGGCGACGATCGACTCCTCGGCGGCGCGTGGCCAGCCCGCCAGGCCGAGCCGGGCGGCGGTGGGGCCCTCGTGGGCGACGGCGCCGACGGTCAGCCGTGGTTCCTCCGCGTGCTGCGCGATGAGCACCCCGAGCGAACTCGAGTACTCGAGCGCCCGGCGCATGATCAGCGGGTCGTATACGCAGTGGCCGTCGTCCGAGAACATCCGGACCCGGCCGATCCCCGCCGCCATCGTGGCCATCTCGGCGAGTTGGCTGCCCTCGAGCCCGACGGTGACGGCGCCGACGGGGTGCACGTCGACGAGCCCGACCTCCTGGCCGCGGCGCCACACGTGATCGGTGACGACGACCGAATCGGCGACCGGGCTGGTGTTGGCCATCGCGAACACCGCGGTGTACCCGCCGAGCGCGGCGGCGGCCGAACCGGAATCGATGGTCTCGGTGTCCTCGCGGCCGGGTTCACGCAGGTGGGTGTGCAGGTCGACGAAACCGGGGAGCAGGATCTGCCCCGCCGCGTCGATCACCTCGGTGTCCAGCCCACCGTCCTTCCCGGCGTCCGCGCCGATCGCGACGATGACGCCGCCGCCGAGCAGCACGTCGGTGGGCTCGCCCTCGCCGTACAGCAGCACGTTCTTGATGAGCACTGTCTCTCCTGTCACTGCACTGTCACTCATCCCGCAACCACTCATCCCGCAACTTCCTCCGCTCCGACCAGCAGCCGGAACAGCACGGCCATCCGCATGTGCACTCCGTTGGTGACCTGTTGCAGCACAGCGGTTCTCGTGGAATCGGCGACCGCCGAGGCAATTTCCATGCCGCGCAGCATCGGGCCGGGGTGCAGCACCACCGCGTGCGCGGGAAGCAGCGCGAGCCGCTTCTCGGACAGGCCGTACGTGATCGAGTACTCGCGCTGGGACGGGAAGAATCCGCCGTTCATCCGTTCCGCCTGCACACGCAGCATGAGGACGGCGTCGAGTCCCGGAAGTTCCGCGTCCAGCGAATGCGCCACCGAGACCGGCCAGGACGACACCCCCACCGGGAGTAGCGTGGGCGGCGCGACGAGAACGACCTCGGCACCGAGCATCGACAGCAGCAGGGCATTCGACCGCGCCACGCGGCTGTGCAGGATGTCGCCGACGATGGCGATGCGCTTGCCCTCGATGTCGCCGAGACGCTGGCGCAGCGTGAGCGCGTCGAGCAGCGCCTGGGTGGGGTGCTCGTGTGTTCCGTCGCCGGCGTTGATGACGGCGGGCCCGCCGTCGTCCTGGCGTCCGGTCCAACTCGCGATCTGGTGGGCGGCACCCGACGCGGGGTGGCGCACGATCAGCGCGTCGGCGCCGGCGGCGCGCAGCGTCATCGCCGTGTCCCGCAGCGATTCGCCCTTGGACACCGACGAACTCGAGGCGCTGACGTTGATCACGTCCGCGCTCATCCACTTCCCGGCGACCTCGAACGACACGCGGGTCCGGGTCGAGTTCTCGAAGAACACGGTCATGACCGTCCGGCCGCGCAGCGTCGGGAGCTTCCGCACCTCGCGCCCGAGCAGCGCCTGTTCGAAACGTTCGGCCTCGTCGAGCAACTCGACAGCCGATTCCCGGGTCAGGTCCGCGATCGACAGCAGGTGCTTCACTTAGCCCTTCCCCCCGGAGATCATGACCGCGTCACGGCCGTCGTGTTCGCTCAGCAGTACCTTCACGTCCTCGCTGCGGGCGGTCGGCACGTTCTTGCCCACGTAGTCGGCCCGCAGCGGCAGTTCGCGGTGGCCACGATCGACGAGGACCGCCAGCTGCACGGCGCGCGGGCGGCCGAGATCGCGCAGGGCGTCGAGGGCCGAGCGGACGGTGCGGCCGGAGAACAGCACGTCGTCGACCAGCACGACCAGCGTGTTGTCGACCCCGCCCTCGGGCACCGACGTGCGTTCGAGCGGACGGTGGGGTTTCGTGCGCAGATCGTCGCGGTACAGGGTGATGTCGAGGGAGCCGACGGGCGGACGCACGCCGGAGAATTCTTCGATCTTCCCGGCGAGGCGCGCTGCGAGCGTCGTGCCCCGGGTGGGGATTCCGATGAGAACGACCCGCGGCGCCTCGCCGTCGGCGGCGTCGATCGCGGTCTTCTCGATGATCTGGTGCGCGATACGCGCAATGGTCCGTCCCACATCGGCTGCGGACAGCAGCTCTCGTGCGGGTTCGACGGACGGGGACGACTCTGGTGTTGATTCCGCCGGTTCCCCGGCAGAGCGAGACCCTTCGGGCACGCGCATACAACGACCTCCTTCTCCGCCTCACTGGACGGATCGTTAAAGGATGCCTGACGCGGACAGCTTATCAGCGCGTCGAATGCGCCAGGCCCGGACCCCTGACCTGCGGACCCGCCGGATCGCCCCCGTGAGGGCCGACCGGCGTGGCGGGTCCGCGGCGGAACACGAACTTACGGGCGGGCGTCGTTCGACTCGTCGGTGGCGGCGGTCTCGGCGCGCCGCGACGTCGCGGCCGCAGCCGACCGCACCTGCGGGGCCACCAGCACGACCTGACCGAGGATGCCGTTGACGAATCCCGGCGACTCGTCGGTGGAGAGCTGCTTGGCCAGCTCCACCGCCTCGTCCACCGCCACGACCGGGGGCACGTCGGTGGCGTGGAACAGCTCCCATACGGCGATGCGCAGAATGGCGCGGTCGACGGCGGGAAGCCGCTCGAGGGTCCAGTCCTGCAGGTGGGAGGAGATGACCTCGTCGAGGCGGTCCAGGTTCTCCGCGACCCCGGTCACCACGGTGACCGTGTACGGCGCGACCGGTGCCACGGAATCGTCCTTGCCGGCCAATTCCGCGCGTTCGGTCGCGAGATCGACCGGATCGAGATCCCGCGCTTCGGCCTCGAAGAGGAAATCCACGGCGCGCTTGCGGGCCTTGTGCCGTGCGCCGAGTTTCTTATGCGTACCGGACACTCAGGAATTCACACGCCCGAGGTAGTTGCCGTCGCGGGAGTCGACCTTCAGCTTGTCACCGGTGTTGATGAACAGCGGAACGTTGATCTCGGCGCCGGTCTCGAGGGTCGCGGGCTTGGTGCCTCCGGTGGAGCGGTCGCCCTGCAGACCGGGATCGGTGTGCTGGACCACCAGTTCGACGGTGACGGGCAGTTCCACGAACAGCGGAACGTCCTCGTGCGTCGCGACCTGCACGGCCATGTTCTCGAGCATGAAACGGGCGCCGTCGCCGACGGTGGCCTCGCTGATCGAGATCTGGTCGTAGGTGTCACCGTCCATGAA
It includes:
- the carB gene encoding carbamoyl-phosphate synthase large subunit, with protein sequence MPRRSDLSHILVIGSGPIVIGQACEFDYSGTQACRVLREEGLRVSLVNSNPATIMTDPEFADATYVEPITAEFVEKVIALEAEKGHPIDAVLATLGGQTALNTAVALHEQGILEKYDVELIGADFDAIQRGEDRQKFKDIVAKVGGESARSRVCYTMDEVRDTVAELGFPVVVRPSFTMGGLGSGMAYDDEDLTRIAGGGLAASPTANVLIEESILGWKEYELELMRDGRDNVVIVCSIENVDPVGVHTGDSVTVAPAMTLTDREYQAMRDLSIDILREVGVDTGGCNIQFAMDPADGRLVVIEMNPRVSRSSALASKATGFPIAKIAAKLAIGYTLDEIVNDITKETPACFEPTLDYVVVKAPRFAFEKFPGADDTLTTTMKSVGEAMSIGRNFTEAFGKVLRSLETKRAGYWTGPEVDATDLDGLLAELSVPRDGRVYGIEKAFALGATVEQLFDATKVDPWFLDQILQIHELGDELREAPEVTERVLRRAKHHGLSDRQIAALRPEIGGEDAVRALREQWNVHPVYKTVDTCAAEFEAKTPYHYSTYELDPEAETEVSPQTERPKVLILGSGPNRIGQGIEFDYSCVHAAMTLSEAGYETVMVNCNPETVSTDYDTADRLYFEPLTFEDVLEVYRAESISGTVAGVIVQLGGQTPLGLAKRLKAAGVPIVGTSPEAIDLAEDRGEFGKVLVEAGLPAPKFGTATTFAGARDIAAGIGYPVLVRPSYVLGGRGMEIVYDEASLESYISRATEISDDRPVLVDRFLEDAIEIDVDALCDGTEVYLGGVMEHIEEAGIHSGDSACALPPITLGRADLENVRRSTEALAKGIGVRGLLNVQYALKDDILYVLEANPRASRTVPFVSKATAVQLAKACARVMLGESIADLRASGVLPATGDGGWTPAEAPVAVKEAVLPFNRFRRADGTGVDTLLSPEMKSTGEVMGIDADFGTAFAKSQTAAYGSLPTSGSVFVSVANKDKRSLIFPVKRLADLGFRILATEGTAAVLRRNGITCEEVHKHSGEKLEEGERTIVEMIRDGEVDMVINTPYGNSGPRVDGYEIRSAAVATNIPCVTTVQGASAAVQGIEAAIRGDIGVQSLQALHARLRS
- the carA gene encoding glutamine-hydrolyzing carbamoyl-phosphate synthase small subunit produces the protein MSGYDTDSAVLVLEDGRVFRGTTFGAVGQTLGEAVFSTGMTGYQETLTDPSYHRQIVVATAPQIGNTGWNDEDDESVGPTGSSAEAKIWVAGYVVRDPARRTSSWRATGSLQDELVKQGVVGIAGIDTRALVRHLRTRGSMRAGVFSGDALADTDVLLDRVKGQPSMLGADLAGEVSTTSGYVVEPTGGDARFTVAAIDLGIKTNTPRMFAERGIRVHVLPSDATLEQILDLKADGVFLSNGPGDPATADGAVHLTKEVIGQGLPLFGICFGNQILGRALGLGTYKMKFGHRGINIPVIEHETGRIAITAQNHGFALEGEAGQEFDTPFGKAVVSHTCANDGAVEGVRLLDGSAFSVQYHPEAAAGPHDAAYLFDRFTSLLEGVTK
- a CDS encoding transporter, which produces MTVERILWIVGLVAFWALAIFLMYIGWRGRARRQADRIGQLPAVPAQLGDRTIAPVTGLYVGSTLAPSWQDRIAVGDLGFRATGEISRYTSGILLERDGASAIWIPQDAIRAVRTERGLAGKVMSKDGVLVIRWELPTGTEIDTGFRSDDKSVYPAWVSAGEPAGNEDSEDSANAASSGEVEQNGENA
- a CDS encoding dihydroorotase is translated as MSDSAVTGETVLIKNVLLYGEGEPTDVLLGGGVIVAIGADAGKDGGLDTEVIDAAGQILLPGFVDLHTHLREPGREDTETIDSGSAAAALGGYTAVFAMANTSPVADSVVVTDHVWRRGQEVGLVDVHPVGAVTVGLEGSQLAEMATMAAGIGRVRMFSDDGHCVYDPLIMRRALEYSSSLGVLIAQHAEEPRLTVGAVAHEGPTAARLGLAGWPRAAEESIVARDALLARDAGARVHICHASTAGTVELMKWARGQGISITAEVTPHHLLLDDSRLETYDAVNKVNPPLREASDVAALRAGLAEGIIDCVATDHAPHAEQDKCCEFAAARPGMLGLETALSIVAQTMVRTGLLDWRGVARVMSERPAEIVGLDDQGRPLEVGEPANLVLIDPDAEWTVHGPDLASVAHNTPYESMTLPARVTTTILRGRITASDGRARVPARNGRG